The segment GAGACGGGCCAAGGTCAGGGAGCCCGGATGCCTCTCTCTGGGGCACAGAAACGGGTTTTAGAAACGGCAAAATGTGAGTTTTATTCCGAGTGTAATGCCGAGTATTTGCGGCTGGTTGTTGATGAAAacagcgcgtgtgtgtgtgtgcacggaCCCGGgttatgtattttaatatttctgcacggtgtgtgtgtgttgtgtgtgtgtgtgtgtgtgtgtgtgtgtgtgtgtgtgtgtgtgtgtgtgtgaggatccACCGGAGGCACTTTGACCCCCCCATGCAACAGGGAAACGCGTCCCCTGTGTTTCTGCGTTAACGCGGTTTAATGAggtggtttttctttttgttgtgatTCGGTTTGTTGACATTATCGCGAGCTTCAGGGGaagaacaaaaagagagagagagagagagagagggttttGATTGGCTGCTGTTGGGAGCTCGAGCTGCAGAGATTAATGGAATAGTCAACTATTAATTACACATCCAGCTATTTAGAGAATCGATccagtttgagtcattttttttatgtaaaatccACCTGCGTGATGTCCGCTTGTTAAATGTTctggtttcttctctcctctgggacacaAACCCAAAAGTCTCTGAGAGTTGGggacaaaataattaatttaaggACGTCACAAAAacgcagaaaaaaaagacaacttggggaaatgtaatttaatttaatttgtactgttaatgatccccagtggggaaattacaatgtacactctgtttgttagtgatcacacacacacacacacacacacacacacaccacacaccacacacacacactcaccacctacacacacaagctcaggTCCTACAGAGTGGGGGGGCGAGTGAGAGGTGCAccctgagtgggggggggggtacagtgccttgctcacgggcacctggcagtgcccaggaggtgaagtggcatctctccagccaccgaTCCGTACggatgggacttgaaccgacGACCCTCTGGTTCCAAAACCCAACCCACTACGGACTGAGCTTAGAAACAttagaaaaataacaaagacCAGAAAACACATCCGTTCATCCAGGAAAACAATGTGTGAGGATGCACAAACAATCTGAAtgcagaagtaaaaaaaacatcagaaacgACAGAAAAAATGGATCAAAATACTTCAAAAATAGACTGAAACGTTgggaaaaagcagaaaaagcgGAAGTTTTTTTAGAAACTTTGGGAAAACAGACAAATGTAGAAAAACCCAACCCAACAAGACATTATGGACATcccaaaaacacccaaaaacgtggaaaaaactgaagaaataaTCCGAAAAAGAGACGTAAATGTAGAAAAGTAACGAGACATTTGAGAATAACATCTCGGGAAACACATTTCCCGACATTATAGAGACCGAAAAtgtgcattattattaatattattattattgctgttCACCATTATCACTCCTTAATTCTGTTAAtaccgtatatatatatatatatatatatatatatatatatatatatcatctaTATTCATCTATATTTCTGAAATGATATGAAAGTTATTCAGGATTCAGataaatttaaagtaaaaacctCAAACATTCAACATTATATTTGCTGAACAACACACGGCTCCACGGTGATGAGCGTGTTGTCTTCCCGGAGACTGAACTCGTCTTTCTGCgtcaaaaatgcaaattaacTTCTTTTTCCCAAtgatttttgatgctttttgaaatgttttgtcactCTTTGTTGTTAAAAACCCAGAAACTGTGGATTACTTGGACTCCTAGTTatgatcagaggatgttgagtggatcggTTTGTTGTAAAATTGAAGAATAACAAACtttcaaaaattcaatgaaagtaagcGTTGATTTCACGTGGCTTCCATACCACGTACGTCCACACATTCGTCTTATTTTGGGTAAATATGGTTCAAAGAAAACCAAAATTCTGATGTAAGaatttgtcaaatttgacccgaggacaacacaagggttaagatacGAAGTACAGGGACGGAGGTCATTTATTAATCAGTCTGAGTCGGTTGTTTATGATCAGGTGAAGTTGTGTGATATCTgtcttctgtcctctgggacaaAATGTCTCTCAGCTGTGGACAGAACGAGACGTTTAAGGACGTcacaaaaaacccaaaaacacaaatcccagaaagaaatagacaaaaaacatagaaaaaagctacaaaacatGAAATTATAGTTGTCACGAAAAGACTCAAACGGTGAGAAAACCCCAGAAACAAGTTGgggaaaacatcagaaaaatagacaaaaaacatcaaaacaatagacaaaaaacatccataaaatagaccaaaaacatctataaaatagaccaaaaacatccataaaatagaccaaaaacatctataaaatagaccaaaaacatccataaaatagaccaaaaacatccataaaatagaccaaaacatccataaaatagacgtaaaacatctataaaatagaccaaaaacatccataaaatagacgtaaaacatctataaaatagaccaaaaacatccataaaatagaccaaaaacatccataaaatagacgtaaaacatctataaaatagaccaaaacatccataaaatagaccaaaaacatattaaaatagACGTAAACATCTataaataaccaaaaacatccataaaatagacgtaaaacatccataaaatagaCCAAAACATCTAAAATAGACCAAAACATCCATAAATAGGTAAAACATCTATAAAATAGAccaaaaacatccataaaatagacgtaaaacatccataaaatagacgtaaaacatctataaaatagaccaaaaacatccataaaatagaccaaaaacatccataaaatagaccaaaaacatccataaaatagacgtaaaacatctataaaatagaccaaaaacagccataaaatagacaaaaaacagccataaaatagacaaaaaacagccataaaatagacaaaaaacatagaaaaaatagacaaaaaacatccataaaatagacgaaaaacatccataaaatagacaaaaaacatccataaaatagacaaaaaaacagccataaaatagacaaaaaacagccataaaatagacgaaaaacagccataaaatagacgaaaaacatccataaaatagacaaaaaacatccataaaatagacagaaaacatccataaaatagacaaaaaacatccataaaatagacgaaaaacatctataaaatagacaaaaaacatccataaaatagacaaaaacatccataaaatagacaaaaaacatccataaaatagacaaaaacagccataaaatagaccaaaaaacagccataaaatatagttaaaatagacaaaaaacatccataaaatagacaaaaacagccataaaatagaccaaaaaacagccataaaatatagataaaatagacaaaaaacatcaaagtagacaaaaacatccataaaatagacaaaaaacatccataaaatagacgaaaaacagccataaaatagacgaaaaacatccataaaatagacaaaaaacagccataaaatagacaaaaaacagccataaaatagacaaaaaacagccataaaatagacaaaaaacagccataaaatagaccaaaaacatccataaaatagacaaaaaacaaccataaaatagacaaaaaacaaccataaaatagacaaaaaacatccataaaatagacgaaaaacatccataaaatagacgaaaaacatccataaaatagacgaaaacagccataaaatagacgaaaaacagccataaaatagaccaaaaaacagccataaaatagaccaaaaacagccataaaatagACCAAAAAACAGCCatcaaatagacaaaaaacatccataaaacagaccaaaaaacagccataaaatagaccaaaaacagccataaaatatagataaaatagacaaaaaacatcaaagtagacaaaaacatccataaaatagacaaaaaacatccataaaatagacgtaaaacatccataaaatagacgaaaaacagccataaaatagacaaaaaacatccataaaatagacaaaaaacatccataaaatagacaaaaacagccataaaatagaccaaaaacagccataaaatagaccaaaaacatccataaaatagacaaaaaacatccataaaatagatgaaaaacagccataaaatagaccaaaaacagccataaaatagaccaaaaacatccataaaatagaccaaaacagccataaaatagaccaaaaacagccataaaatagaccaaaaacagccataaaatagacaaaaaacagccataaaatagacgaaaaacatccataaaatagacaaaaacagccataaaatagaccaaaaacatccataaaatagacaaaaaacagccataaaatagaccaaaaacagccataaaatagagaaaaaatagacaaaaacataaaatagacaaaaacatccataaaatagacaaaaacatccataaaatagacaaaacacaaaaatcaaatagacaaaaacatccataaaatagacaaaaaacagccataaaatagacaaaaacatccataaaatagacaaaaacatccaaaaatagacaaaaaacatccataaaataacaaaaacagccataaaatggaccaaaaatagacaaaaacatagaaaaaatagacaaaaacatagaaaaaatagacaaaaaccatccataaatagacaaaaaacatccatataatagacaaaaaacatccataaaatagacaaaaaacatagaaaaatatacaaaaacagccataaaatagacaaaaaacagccataaaatagaccaaaaacatccataaaatggaccaaaaatagacaaaaacatagaaaaatagacaaaaaacatcaataaaatagacaaaaacatagaaaaaatagaccaaaaacagccataaaatagacaaaaaacagccataaaatagacaaaaaacagccataaaatagacaaaaacagccataaaatagacaaaaaacatagaaaaaatagacaaaaacagccataaaatagacaaaaaacagccataaaatagacaaaaacatccataaaatggaccaaaaaacatagaaaaatagacaaaaacagccataaaatagacaaaaaacagccataaaatagacaaaaaacagccataatagacaaaaaacagccataaaatagacaaaaaacagccaaaatagacaaaaaacatagaaaaaatagacaaaaaacagccataaatagacaaaaacccataaaatagacaaaaaacatccataaaatggaccaaaaaacatagaaaaaatagacaaaaaacatccataaaatagacaaaaaacatcaataaaatagacaaaaaacatagaaaaaatagacaaaaaacagccataaaatagacaaaaaacagccataaaatagacaaaaaacagccataaaatagacaaaaaacatacataaaatagacagacaaaaaacatcgttaaaatagttaaaaaacatcgttaaaatagacaaaaaactaaacaaattatAGTCGTCACAAAAGACTCCaaaaagacaacaggagggttaaagggtcagatttgaccctttgattttaaagtaactaaagcgtGGACCCTGGTGTCGGGAGGTGAACTCTTTGCGCTGCAGAGGTCACCTGAAGGTCAAAGTGGTCGTAGGACCCTCGtcttgtcttctcgtcaaaatcaaaaatcaacacttttgttgacgcttctaatctttttcttatgttattgtcccttttttcaacacttttttccatgtttgtcaCTAACTTATTAACCTTTTGCAGCTTTGCAAGtttgttttggaatttatggtcaaaacaatagtgttgaaaacgtcaaagtgacatttaaaaaagcatcaaaagtgttgcaaaaagggacaaagaagTCCGGGTTAAtcatgtaaatactgtacatatccacactccttctATTTCTTCAGGATCAATAAGATATTCTTTTAGAGCCCAAAAAATGTGTGTTACACTCTGCTGCTtttggaagtgttgttgaaatagtgttgagtaaaagttgacatattccagtctgtgattatcatcaacatccattcctttaattctcaataattcctaatttctgcttttctaactcaaacattgggtataatttcctataaatgagctttattgaccataaattccaaaatcaactgtaaaactaaagttaataagttagtgttatttagtgttaaaaacgtcaaaaaagtgacatttaaaaaagcatcaaaagtgttgagaaaaagtgacaaaaaataaggtttaactatgtaaatactgtacatatccacactccttatatggCGTTATgtatatttctactctatttatatacttcgtgcaactgtaacacagaagtTCCCTTCGGAGATCAGTTTTAACCGTCTCCTTGTCTTCTTCTTGTCTCCACAGTGGATCCTCATTGGGTGGCCCCGCCGCCCCCCCGAGGTGGGCCCTGATTGGCTGGACCTGCACTTAGGAGAACAAGGCCGccatcgccccccccccagctgcAGAGCTAAGCcctcctcttttcctcctcccctccctagCGTCACTGTTCATTTCTATGTTGTGAACCGTGACTCCCTCCTATCGTTTGCTTTAGAGTACTATGGCAATGCATGATATGAGTCGTGCCAAGGGTTTCCCCTGTAAAGAGTGTGATATGGTGTGTCCGAGTACTCCAAGTCTTCTAGAGCATATGAAAGCACATTATCAGCAGGAAGAGAACGGGCGTTTCGAGTGTGAGCAGTGTGGACGCATTTACAAGCACGCCGCGAGCCTCGCCAATCACAAGAAGTCCCACGAGGTCGGTTCGTTCCAGTGTCCGGTCTGCACACGTACGCTGCCCAACGCGGTCGCTCTGAAGAACCACCTGCGGATCCATACGCTGTCCCCGAGTAGTgcacacacagaggaagaggGCGAAGAAGTACCCGAAGAAGGGGGCCACGACGAGAGGGACTACGGTCTCGCCCAAGACCTGTCAGACGGGTTTGGGCGCTCTCATTTGAACAACAGTTTGGGACACAGTGTCCTGCAGAGCCACCAGTCAGGCGACCACGGGAAGAAAGGCTCCCCTGAAACCGAGGAAGCTTGGGACCGACCGTTCAAGTGCGATCAGTGCGACCGGACGTACCGGCACCACGGCAGCCTGGTGAACCACAAGAAGTGCCACCAGCAAGGGACTTTTAAGTGCTCTGTGTGTTTCAAACAATTCAGCAACCTGGCTGCACTAAACAGCCACGAGAGAACTCACTCGAAGTTCAAGACGCCTGGCGCGTCCATGGtgagcggcggcggcggcgccGGCACGCAGTCGTCCCAGAGCGACGACACCGCTTCCTGTTTCTGCCACCTGTGCCAGATCTCGCTGCCAAGTAAGACAGACTTTCAGGAGCACATCTTGCTTCACAACGCCGCCTCGCCTTCCCTCGGCCTGCCGCGCAGTTTCCCAGGCATCATGCCCCACAATCTGAGCGCCGTTCGATCCCCGGCGTACACCCCCACCCTGGGGGACCCTCTGCCCTTGCCGCCCTTGCCCAGTGACAAAAGAGGCCCCTATGATCCCATAATGGGTCCTCCTGTAAACAACCCCATCTACACGTGTGCGTACTGTGGCGCGGGGCACCCAGATCTGGAGACTTTGAAAGTCCACTATTTGACTCACGACCCCCACCCGGGCGCCCACGGCCAGGACAGCTCCATCCTCAACTCCGACGCGCTGAGCTCCGGTTCCCAGGGCTCCGTGTCGTCTCCCTCTGGGGGCCGTGTGCCCCACGCAAATTCTCCAGACGACGGAGAGCGGCGCTTCAAGTGCGGAGAGTGTGGCAAAAGCTACCGGCACGCAGGAAGCTTGGTGAACCACAAACGCTGCCATCAGACGGGCCACTACCAGTGTACCATCTGCTGCAAGCAGTACCCGCACCTGGCGGCGCTGCACAGCCACCTGCGAAGCCACAAGGGGCGCTCTGCCAACCAGTCGATCAACGACAGCAACGACTGGCTGTCTCCGGAGCCCCTGACTCTGGACTCGCAGCAGAGCTACGTCCAGGAAGGCAGCGGCGCCACCACGCCGATCTCCCTGCCGGGAAATCTGGGTGACGGGAACCACTTTGTTCCAGACGGCGGTCACAGCAGCGGCCTGGACTCTCTGGAGTTCCACGATCGCTTCGACGGCAGCTCGCTCTCCCAGAGCAATGCCTCCCACCGCCAGGCCGACAGACACGTGTGCGCCGACTGCGGTCAGATGTACGGAGATGTTTCCGGCATCAAGTCACACCTGTGCCCCCGCCGCGGCCAGCAGCCCCAGCAGCAGAGCACCATGTCCAACGGGTTCCTGGCGAGCATGAACTACCACAGCTCTGGTGGAACCTCGCTGCCCGCCGAAGGCTCCAGCAGCCTGAAGGAAGGTGGAagcagcagcggcggcggcGGGCAGCGCCAATACTCCCAGAGCGGGGGCAAGAGAATGGGCAGCAACGACAAAGATGACGATGACGACGGAGAAGTGTATCAGTGTTCGGTGTGCGGCAACCACTACGCCAGCCTCCGAGCCCTCAGGAGCCACTTGCGTAGCCATGCCAACAACCCAACCGGGCCGGGACCGTCCAACCTGGAGCAGGAGTGGAGGATGATCTGCTCCACCTGCGGCCAGAGCTTTGCCAGGAAGCAGGATCTCCTGAACCACCAGCTGGTCCACGGCCCCCAGAGGCCGGACGGCCAGCAACAAGGCCTCGTGGGCAGCTCGGCTAACGGCAACGACAAAATGGACGGACGCAACCACATTTGCGTGGACTGCGGGATGTTCTTTGCCGACCGCCACCACCTCATCACTCACCTGTGCCCCGGGAAGAACCGGGGCAGCTCGCTGAGCAAGCAGGGCCTGAACGGAGCCAAAGGGATGTCCGGGGGGGAGGGCGTCGGCGGCGGGGTCGCCGGAGGAAGCCGTGATGTCGGCGGCGACGGACGCAGGCCTCTGGTCGACCAAAGCGAGAAGCCACACAAATGCGACCAATGCGGACGCGGGTACAGACACCCGTGCTCGCTCCTAAACCACAAGAAGTCCCATAAGACGGGGGTTTTCCGCTGCTTAGTGTGCCAGAAACGCTACTACAATCTGCTGGCTCTCAAGAATCACCAAAGGACCCACTTTGATCTAAAGAGgtaggttttttgttgtttttctctgttgtttttgtattagggctgaaatacaaaaaatacttcTTAAACCTGCTTTATCGGATCTCCCGCAGGGGGGGACTTTCAACTTAAATATGTCTTTCGCAATGTGTCgtagtatatttatttacatctgtcctgtagggtaacattatagcttgtttctccctgatgatgaacatctgtcctgtagggtaacattacagcttgtttctacctgatgaacatctgtcctgtagggtaacattacagcttgtttctccctgatgatgaacatctgtcctgtagggtaacattacagcttgtttctacctgatgatgaacatctgtcctgtagggtaacattacagcttgtttctacctgatgatgaacatctgtcctgtagggtaacattacagcttgtttctccctgatgatgaacatctgtcctgtagggtaacattacagcttgtttctccctgatgatgaacatctgtcctgtagggtaacattacagcttgtttctccctgatgaacatctgtcctgtagggtaacattacagcttgtttctacctgatgaacatctgtcctgtagggtaacattacagcttgtttctacctgatgaacatctgtcctgtagggtaacattacagcttgtttctacctgatgaacatctgtcctgtagggtaacattacagcttgtttctacctgatgaacatctgtcctgtagggtaacattacagcttgtttctacctgatgaacatctgtcctgtagggtaacattacagcttgtttctacctgatgatgaacatctgtcctgtagggtaacattacagcttgtttttctCTTAATACTGGGTCAGTTTTAGACCGACAGATTGTTGTTCCCGTCAGGTACTtagggtccaggttggaaaaaaaacttagaaGTTAAGTTGATATTAGAACTGACGACGTTATTCTGGGCCTCCACAAAAGCTTAAAGttaagttttgtgtttttacagatATTCTGTTGTTTTCTCCACATTTGCCCCTCCCTACTGCAGGCACAAGTGTGAAGAATGTGGCAAGGCATTCAAGATCCAAAAGCAGCTGATCAACCACCTCCGTCTCCACGAGGAGCACCGAGCCAAAGGTCTGGTCCGAACCGGACCCAACGGGTCCCGCTTCCAGCAGGCGGGCCCGTCCCACATGCAGGCTATGAGAGGAGAGTCCTCAAAGGGACAGGGGTTGGGCGTCAAATACAGCCACCAAGGCTTCAAGAAGCCCTACTCGTCAGCCGGGACCTCCCGGCCCCAGAAGTTTGACCCCTCTGAAACTGGGCGGCGGCCTTTTGCCTGCGACGAATGCGGCAAGACGTACCGCCACGCAGGCAGCCTGGCCAATCACAAGAACCTCCACAAAATCGGGGAGTACCACTGCAACGTGTGCAACTCGACGTACCCCAACCGGCTGGCGATGAAAAACCACCTCCGCCTCCACTTCGCCCAGAAGAAGCACAACTGCCAGGAGTGCGGCAAGGGCTTCCGCACCCAGAGGCAGCTGGCCACCCACACCACGGCGGGCCTGTGCAAGGGGCCCCAGGGCCCCGGAGCCCAGATGGATTTTGAATGCGACGGCTGCTGCGAAGGCTTTGCCACGGCCGACGAACTCGCGGCCCACGACTGCCCCGCCCAGCACCTGccgtcttcctcctccaccaacAGCTCCGCCAACATCAGCATGGAGAGGAGCTCGGTGGACCTGGACTCCGATGAGAGGCCCTACGCCTGCGACCTGTGCAGCTGCGCCTACAAACACGCCAGCTCCCTGCTGAACCACAAGCACACCCACAAGACCGGCAACTTCCGGTGCAACTTCTGCGAGAAGCCGTACACCAACTACATGGCGCTGCGCAACCACATGCGCATTCACACGCAGAGGAAGAAGCACATCTGCCACACGTGTGGGAAAGCCTTCCGGTTGGCAAGGTTCCTCCGAAACCACCAGAAGGTCCACGAGGAGGGCGCGACCCCGTTCGGCTGCCCCACCTGTGGGAAGAGTTTCCAGGGGAGATCCGGCCTAGCCAGGCACCGCTGCGGGGACAACCAGGTAGGCATGGAAGTGAGGAGGAAGGCCGCTGCACCCCCGGGAGAGGGCGAGGAGTGTCGGTACACGTGAGTTCTCGTCAGTTGTTTGTGATTCTTCGAAGTTGAAAAAAATAGT is part of the Etheostoma spectabile isolate EspeVRDwgs_2016 unplaced genomic scaffold, UIUC_Espe_1.0 scaffold00011206, whole genome shotgun sequence genome and harbors:
- the si:dkey-89b17.4 gene encoding zinc finger protein 646 (The sequence of the model RefSeq protein was modified relative to this genomic sequence to represent the inferred CDS: added 886 bases not found in genome assembly); the protein is MAMHDMSRAKGFPCKECDMVCPSTPSLLEHMKAHYQQEENGRFECEQCGRIYKHAASLANHKKSHEVGSFQCPVCTRTLPNAVALKNHLRIHTLSPSSAHTEEEGEEVPEEGGHDERDYGLAQDLSDGFGRSHLNNSLGHSVLQSHQSGDHGKKGSPETEEAWDRPFKCDQCDRTYRHHGSLVNHKKCHQQGTFKCSVCFKQFSNLAALNSHERTHSKFKTPGASMVSGGGGAGTQSSQSDDTASCFCHLCQISLPSKTDFQEHILLHNAASPSLGLPRSFPGIMPHNLSAVRSPAYTPTLGDPLPLPPLPSDKRGPYDPIMGPPVNNPIYTCAYCGAGHPDLETLKVHYLTHDPHPGAHGQDSSILNSDALSSGSQGSVSSPSGGRVPHANSPDDGERRFKCGECGKSYRHAGSLVNHKRCHQTGHYQCTICCKQYPHLAALHSHLRSHKGRSANQSINDSNDWLSPEPLTLDSQQSYVQEGSGATTPISLPGNLGDGNHFVPDGGHSSGLDSLEFHDRFDGSSLSQSNASHRQADRHVCADCGQMYGDVSGIKSHLCPRRGQQPQQQSTMSNGFLASMNYHSSGGTSLPAEGSSSLKEGGSSSGGGGQRQYSQSGGKRMGSNDKDDDDDGEVYQCSVCGNHYASLRALRSHLRSHANNPTGPGPSNLEQEWRMICSTCGQSFARKQDLLNHQLVHGPQRPDGQQQGLVGSSANGNDKMDGRNHICVDCGMFFADRHHLITHLCPGKNRGSSLSKQGLNGAKGMSGGEGVGGGVAGGSRDVGGDGRRPLVDQSEKPHKCDQCGRGYRHPCSLLNHKKSHKTGVFRCLVCQKRYYNLLALKNHQRTHFDLKRHKCEECGKAFKIQKQLINHLRLHEEHRAKGLVRTGPNGSRFQQAGPSHMQAMRGESSKGQGLGVKYSHQGFKKPYSSAGTSRPQKFDPSETGRRPFACDECGKTYRHAGSLANHKNLHKIGEYHCNVCNSTYPNRLAMKNHLRLHFAQKKHNCQECGKGFRTQRQLATHTTAGLCKGPQGPGAQMDFECDGCCEGFATADELAAHDCPAQHLPSSSSTNSSANISMERSSVDLDSDERPYACDLCSCAYKHASSLLNHKHTHKTGNFRCNFCEKPYTNYMALRNHMRIHTQRKKHICHTCGKAFRLARFLRNHQKVHEEGATPFGCPTCGKSFQGRSGLARHRCGDNQVGMEVRRKAAAPPGEGEECRYTCDQCGRSYRHASSLLNHKNTHTVGIYHCAVCLKTYSNLLALKNHRRIHSETRRHRCHDCGKAFRVSSQLYNHRRVHQKQRELTCRSCQRAFPTPASFRLHMEITHGQTPPPPRQPRPQQPRPGGSQDLGWGSGLDLTLMQEQGLGHGGAAAAPRGRGEPAKSHACDQCGRSYRHASSLLNHKNSHKTGTYFCNSCQKEFPNLMSLKNHRRIHTEPKRYQCPDCGKSFRVSTQLICHRRIHTKEKPFSCQQCDKLFSSKSNLRHHMKVHWSGSGAPPRMAMAAPNFLGMPGGPFI